A part of Bacteroidia bacterium genomic DNA contains:
- a CDS encoding GNAT family N-acetyltransferase has translation MPQFVLSSQPHQTLLTLKEEFYQTLSAPQDGMWHAFTEQASQWEIYAENKLSGYFCLNESGQLLGAYLKDNLLTSAPEIFASILREHKITEAVVGTNNPLFLSLCMDHAKSAFTHTLLYRDHQKISISLPLPVSNANFRHASPEDADRLKVFFTENIQTDLDWYDEYVKQLLSKGEIYLLELNDDIIGISEIRKSKAQSDFADVGMLVSEKHRRQGLGAYLLASAKAVCYRYGVTPVCSCKFENEGSRHAIEKVGFISKHRMLKVRF, from the coding sequence ATGCCACAATTTGTACTTTCTTCACAACCTCATCAAACACTTCTGACGCTAAAAGAAGAGTTTTACCAAACCCTCTCCGCCCCACAGGACGGAATGTGGCATGCGTTTACCGAGCAGGCAAGTCAATGGGAGATCTATGCCGAGAATAAACTTTCCGGCTATTTCTGCTTAAATGAATCCGGGCAGCTACTGGGCGCATATCTCAAAGACAATTTGCTTACTTCCGCTCCGGAGATTTTTGCATCTATTTTGAGGGAGCATAAGATAACCGAAGCAGTCGTTGGGACCAATAATCCCCTCTTTTTGTCGCTTTGTATGGATCATGCAAAAAGTGCATTTACCCATACCCTGCTGTATCGCGACCATCAGAAGATAAGCATTAGTTTGCCCTTACCTGTTTCCAATGCCAATTTCCGTCATGCCAGTCCTGAAGATGCCGACCGGTTGAAAGTGTTTTTTACGGAAAATATTCAGACGGATTTGGACTGGTACGACGAATACGTAAAACAACTCCTTTCAAAAGGTGAGATCTATCTGCTGGAACTCAACGATGACATTATTGGTATCAGTGAAATACGGAAGAGTAAAGCGCAGTCTGATTTTGCAGATGTGGGAATGCTGGTAAGCGAAAAACATCGCAGGCAGGGACTTGGGGCGTATTTGCTGGCCAGTGCAAAAGCGGTTTGTTACCGGTACGGCGTAACCCCTGTCTGTTCCTGTAAATTTGAAAACGAAGGC